DNA from Leptospira bandrabouensis:
GTTTGTATCGTTTTGGTTCAGCCTTAATAAAGGATTCATTTATTTGGAAATGAGGGTATCTTGACCAACCAGAAACATTTAGTTTTCCATCGACTAACAAAAGTGGGATTGGGCTTTTGATTTCCTTTTGAATAGTCGGATTTGTGCCAGGTTCGGGAATGAGCGTGATGGTTTTTCCATGTTGGTCTACGGTTTGACCAGGTTCTAATGTAGCATTAGAACAATTGAATATACAAAAGCTTAGGAAAAAAATACCTAAGACAATTAACACCTGTGGTTTGCTATAAAACATAAATGTTCTCCAAAAAACAAATATTATACTAGGAGTTGCTTAAAGTCAATAACTCTTGAGATTGAATTCTAATTTGTTCTACATACTGCTCCAAATTTCTGGAAGCATCCGAAATTTGACTCACCTCATCTTCTAAGGAAAGGATTCCTTTATTCACTTCGGTTTGTCCTGAAATTTGTTCTTTCGTACTAAGTGATATTTGTGACGATAAATCATTGATTTCGTTCAAACGAGCTAAGGTATCATAAATAATTCCTTTTTGTTTTTCAAAAAGTTCATGCATATAACTCACTTTCTCTGTTGTTATTTCTAATTTTTGAATTTGATTTGTAGTAAATTTCCCTGTTTGAGCAGAAACTTCAGCTGCGTTAAATATAAACTTTCGCGAGTTGCCTACAACTTCTGAAATAATTTTTGCATTTGTTGCTGTAAAGTCTGCAAGTTTACTTACTTCGCTCGCAACAACAGCAAATCCCCTACCTACTTCACCAGCACGAGCCGCTTCAATGGAAGCATTCAATGCAAGTAGATTTGTTTTCTCTCCGATTTCGGCGACAATTTGATTGATTTCATCTACCTTATCAAAAGAAGATTTTATGGAAGATAAGTATTCACTAGTTCTTTGAGAGACCACAGCAATTTCCGTTGTATCTTTTTTATTTTCATTGGCCAATAAAATTAAATCCTGATTTGTTTCACTGATCGTTTTAACCAACTGATTTAGTTCGTTCGATCCAGAGAATAAATCAGAAATTTTTATATTTTGATCATTGATAATCTTAGCATTCGATTCAAAAGAAGAAAATAGTTCTGTGTTGATTGCTGTCACTTGTTCTAAAGATGCCGCTTGAGATTCTAATCTTTCTGCTGTTTTAGAAATGTAATTTCCACAACTTTGAATTGAAGATTCTAAATTAACTGCAGCACCTTGCACCATTTTCTTTTGTAAAATTGATTTTTGAAATAAGTCTTCCGATTCTTTTGCCTTTTCCATTCCTTTATCACTGATTTGTATCAAAAGGGCAATAAGCCTTGAGAGTAAAACTCCACTAACAATAATAAATATACCTTTAATGATTTCAGCAGAAGTTCCCACATAACCCGTTTGTATATAAAGAGTTGGATCTTCAGTCGGAATCAATCCACCATAAGAGACAGAAATAAAATAAGATAAAAAAACACCAAACCCCGACAAACATCCATTAAACAAAACAAATTTTGGACTTCCTAAAAACCCAGAGTATATTAAATAAAAATACACAACGAGTAACACTGCAGTGTTATTTAAGGCAGACTTCGCCTCTAGAGGGCCCATACTACAGTCAATAGATGTATTGATTAAGTGAATTCCAATGTCTAAAACAATGAGAAATTTATGAAACCAATCCGGTGGATTTCCGTTTTTTAACCAAAGATAACAAATGGTAGCATAAATACCCATAATCAATGTTCCAGACAAATGGATCGTAAACATTGCTTTTGGCATACTTTCTCTCGTTCCAAGTAACGCAAAAAAGAATATAAAAAAAAGAACGATTCGGATTCGGTTGACTGTTACTTTTCCATTCTGCCAAAGAGAATCAATACTCATTGTTAGTTGCCAGTAAAAATAGGTTTCCGTTGATTAGTAAAACTATCTAGAGCTTCTTTTAAATCTGAAGAACCTAAAATCTGCGATTGTAATTCGATTTCTAACTCTAAACTCTGGTCTAAAGGAATTTTATCCCCTTGTTTTATAATTTGTTTCGTAATCGAAATAGTTTTGGGAGGTAAAGATTTAAACTTATTTGCAAATTGTTTCACAGAGTCTTCTAAATGATCAGGAGAAACTATTTTGGTGACTAAGTTAAGTTGTAATGCTTTTTCAGGATTAAATTTATCACCTAACATAACTAATTCATTTGTTGCAGCCACGCCAGCATTTCTAGTAATTCGATTGGTTCCCATAAGAACAGTTAACCCTAATTTAACAAGAGGAATTGAAAATACCGACTTTTCGCTAGCGATTCTAAAATCACAACATAAACTCAACATAAATCCACCACCCATACAAAATCCTTGCATTTTGGCAATTGTTGGCTTTTTGATATTTTCAAATGCGGTAAAACAACTTTGCATTTCGCGCATGTTATGTTTGAAGTCTTCAGTATTGATTTCAGTCACTTTATTTAAAATATCTATGTTTACACCGGACGAAAAATGTTTTCCTGCACCCTGCAAAATGATGACCCAAACATTTTGATTTTCATCTAACTCTTTACTAATTTTCTTTAGTTCAAAAAGAGAATCCATATTCATTACATTCAAATCATTCGTTTGTAATGTAAGCGTTGCAACTCGGTCTTCTATACTTATGTTCCAAGATTTATATGTTTGCACTATATTTCTCCCTATTTGCGATACATAGATTCAATTTCATTATGATACTTTTCTTGAACTCTATTTCGTTTCACTTTTTGTGTTTGGGTTAATTCATCATGTACAACAAAAGGATTTTGTAAGATATAAATATTTGAAATTCTTTCAAAAGCTTTAAATCCATTTTTATCAGATATAAACCTTTTTACTTCTTCTTTGATTAACTTTTGTAAATTCTCGTCTTCGTTGTAGATACAATGGTTCAAATCCAAAGGGATCGAGTGCAAATTTAAATAGGATTGTACTTTTTCCAAATTTAACAGGATTAATACTGATAACGTTTTTTTATCTTGTCCAACGACAACTGCTTGGTCTATATATTCACTTTGTTTCAAACAAATTTCTATTGGCTCTGGTTCGACATTTTCACCTCCAGAGAGAACAATTGTATCTTTGGCTCTACCAGCAAACTTCAAAGTACCTTGAGCTGTATAAACAAGTAGGTCACCAGAATTTAACCAACGATCTTCGGTTAACACTGCTTTTGTTTTTTCCTCTTCCAAATAGTAACCTTTCATATTATGGAATCCATGATGGTGTGCTACACCCTTGATTCCTGGTTTTTTGATTTCCTTTCCAAACTCATCAATAAGTTTAATTGTTACTCCTTCAATGGGTTTTCCAACATTACCAATTGAAAAATCATTATAATGTCTTATGGTAGAAACACCTGAATTCTCTGTCATCCCGTAGACTTCTAATATAGGCATTCCAATTGCATACATAAACCTATCAACTTCGGCTTGCAATGCTCCTGCACCAGCGAAAGCATAACGCAATTTACCACCTAATACTGATAATATTTTTGATAGTACCAATTTAGAAATAGGGAGCAGCGGAAGATAAATGACTAATTTAATGAAATGAAAAACTTGTGATAACAGTTGCGCTATTGTTTTAGGTGAATTTAACCTTGGAATTCGATCAAAAGCAATATCAAAACAAATGGAAAAATTAACAGAGTTCCAAACAAGTAATTTCAAAAAATATTTTTTGAATAGATTACTTTTGTTAATGGTATCTCTAATTTTATCATAAAAACTTTCCCAAACACGAGGAACGGTAAATAAAATTGTAGGTTTTGCCTTTGCTAAGTCCTTTCCTAACTCGGCAACCGTTGTAAAAGCAATTTTGATACCCGAATAAAAACAGATAGTTTCAAAAATTCTTTCACCGCTATGCCAAGGAGGAAGGAAACCTAAAGTGACATCACCTTCTCCCACTCGAACTCCTGTTTTTCGAAATTCAGCCACAAGGGAATGAATTTCAAAAAGAATACTCCCATGTGTTAACATAACACCTTTTGGTTTTCCTGTTGTACCAGAAGTATAAATGATAGTAGCTAAATCTTCTTCCTGGATTTCTTTTCCTCTTGAATGAAATTTATCATCACTAATGGAGGCGCCGGCTCTCTTCAATTCTGAAAAATTTAAAATTGGAAAACCTAATTCGGTATTTTCACTTCGATTGTCCCCAAATAAAACAATAGTTTCAATTTTCAGTTTTTTTAGTTCAGGTAAAAACTTAAGTAACGTTTTTTCGTTTTCAATAAAGACAATTTTACAGTTTGCGTGGGTTAATATATAACTGATGTCATCTAAAGTTGCATCGGTTCCTCTAGGAACATCCACACAACCTATATTTGTGATGGCCATACTTACTTGTAACCATTGGTGGCCTACATCAGCAATGATTCCGATTCTTTCTCCAGAATTTACATTTAAATAAAGTAATCCCTTGGATAAACTTTCCACTGAAGAAACAAATTCATTATAACTAATATCAAAATAATTTTTTTTATTATCTTTATAACTTTGAACAGGAAGATCGCCGTACAAACGTCTTCCTTCTTGTACTAAGTTATACAAAGTTTTTTTTTCTAAATTGGGAACCTTCATATCCATTCCTAAACGTTGATATTCATATGGTTTAACAAAATTTTATCTTTGATTTTTTGTGGCAAAAAGCGGTTTAGTCCTAAAAAGAATGTACTCATAAAATCTACTTGGTTGAATAACTTAGGTTTGTTAGAAACAATAACCTTAACTATCTTTTCCGCTGCCTGAATAGGATTCGTAGCGGTTCGGATCAAATCATTATCTCTATTGATAAAACGCACACAACGATCATAATATGGTGAATTTTTTTCTGGTAACTTTTGTGCTTTTGCTGCAAAGTTTGTAGATACTTGCGCTGGTTGGATCATGGCCACTTGAATACCAAATGGAGTTACTTCATAACGTAAGGAAGATACCATCCCCTCAATCGCAAATTTTGTGGCTGAATAGATAGATTCAAAAGGAAAAGGAACTTGGCCCACAAGAGAGGACATTACAATCAGTTTTCCTTTTTTTGCAATACGCATAGAAGGAAGGAATGATTGTAAAAGTCTTGCACAACCGATAACATTGATATCAAAACATTGAAGAGCCTTGTTTAAATCTACTTCTTCAAATGGACCGAAAAAACCAATTCCAACATTTGATACAACTGTATCCACATTTCCGAATTTTTTTAGAACGGTATCTTTAAACTTTATAATTTTTTCTGTTTCGGTAATACTCAATTGTTCTAAATGAAACTTTGCATTTAACTTAGTTAATTCAGAAGATAAACTATCTAAATACTTTTTTTCAATATCAAATCCACAGATGATATGACCTTGGGCCGCTAACATAAGAGATACTTCTCTTCCCATTCCTTGTGCAATTCCACTGATTACTATGACTTTACTCATTTCCTTATCTCCTATAGAAAACTATTTCATTTTTAAAATTGAACTTTTGAAATCAGGATACTTTAAAGTATAACCTACCGATTTCAGTTTTCGATTATCCATATAATAGTCGTTATACAGATATTTGATGGCTTCATATTCCAAATCGGGAATTTTCCCTCTCAGTTTGGCAATAGGTGCTTCTAACTTTGCTAAAACCTTTAAAAAACCTAAAGGGATGTGGACCTTATTAATTTTTGAACCAAAAGCATCTGCAGCTAAACTCAAAGCCTCTTCTAAACTTGGATGGCTATCATCTGCTACATTAAAAATTCCACCAAAAACAGATTCATTCTCTGAAAGATAGATTGCAGCCGATGCCACATCCTCTACCCTAACATTTGCTAACTTTTGTTTTCCGTTTCCTGGAATTCCTGCTATTTTTCCTGGCCTAGAAAAAACCTTTCCAGCACCATCATTGCAACCAGGGCCGTAAACCGTACAAGGTCTTAAAATCACTGCTTTAAGACCTTTCGGAATTTTACTCATTACAATTTGTTCTCCATCATATTTACTTTTACCATAAGAGTCCTTAGGGAAACAAAGATCTGTCTCCTGAAATGGATTCCCTTTATAAGTTCCGTAAACACTAGAAGAACTAAAGTGAATGTACGCTTTTACTTTCTTTTCTAATGCTAAATCTGTGATTTTATCCACAGCATTTACATTGATTGGTTTTAAAGTATCGTAAGTTGTACTTAAATTACAAATCCCCGCCACATGAAAGATTCTATCCACTCCATCCATTAATGGTCGAAGTTCTTCTTCTTTACGTATGTCTGATTTAACAAATTCAATATTTGGATTCTTTAAAGAATCAATTCTATCATTTCTTAAATCAGTAACACGAATTTTTAGGTTTTTATCTTTGGAAAGTTCCTTTAATAGTTCAAACCCGATAAATCCATTCGCACCTGTAACTAAAGTTGTAGAGATATAATTCATATTAATAGTGATAAGATGGTCTTAAGATTTCTCTAGCGACATTGTTTAACATGACTTCAGAACTTCCACCGCCAGCTAATAGCGACTTGACTTCTCTCACATAACGATCATAAGGACGATTTCTGTAACATGCATGGGATCCCGTGAGAGTGAATGCTTTATTCACAGTTTCATCGGCAACAACTCCTGCAAGATACTTGGCAATGGAAGTTTCCAAATTATGATTTACTTTTTGATCATGTAACCATGCAGCTTGGTTTCTAGCCAGTTTCGCAGCTTCTAATTCGGAGGTAAGTTTTGCAATGATCCACTGTATTCCTTGAAAATCTGAAACTCTGTTTTCACCAACCTTTCTAGATTTGGTAAAGGACACGGCATGGTCTAAACAGCCCCGAGCAATTCCAATTAGCTGCGATGCCACACCAAGACGACTCAATTTAAAAATCGCCATAAAGGTTTCGATCCCTCTGCCTTCTCTTCCTAAAACAGTATCAGCAGGAATACGACAATCTTCAAAGTATACATCATACATAGGAGCTGAACGTAAACCAATTGGATCTTGTTTTTCGTATCGAATTCCTTTCGAATCTTTATCTACCAAGAATTCAGTTAATCCTTTATCAGTTTTCGCTAACACCATCATTAACTGTGCTTCTTTTCCCAAATTGATATGTACCTTTAATCCATTCAGCACCCATTCATTTCCATCTTTTACGGCAGTTGTTTGAATGTTTTGAAAAGACGATCCTGCATCTGGTTCAGAAATTGCCTGGGCAGCCATAATCTTTCCTTTCGCAAGTTCAGGTAACCATTTCCGTTTTTGCTCTTCTGTTCCAACAGCTAACAGACCTTGTTGAGCTTGTATTAAATTCTGTGGACCATATACTAATTCTTTGGCAGTCTCTTCCATAATGATAGTATATTCCATTGCGCCTTTGCCCATTCCGCCGTATTCCTCTGGAACAATTACGCCAGTCCAACCTTTTTCACCTAACGCACTCAATACGTCCCATGAAAACTCACTATCGCGTTCTTCAACATCTCTTTGGGGATCTGCACCCGCGATCTTTGCGTAAGCAGCTACGGCTTCTCGTAATCGGTTTTGTTCTTCCGAAAAATAAAAATTCATTGAATCATTTCCTTTTGGTTTTTCTTAGATTTTAAGTAAAATAATAACGTTGCGAAAGAAGATGTGATCGGAACAAATAATGCGTATAACAAGGGCATCCACAAAATTTCGTTCACTAATCCTGCTGGAAAACTAAGTAAAATCACTGCGATCGTAAGTGGTCCATTTTGAATGCCTGTTTCTAAAGAAACGGTTGTACTTTGTTTCTCTGATAGATTTAAAACCCTACTTAGCGCATAACCAAATATATACCCCAGAATCGTAATCAAAATCGCGGAAATATACATTGCAGATGTAGTTTTTTTCAATATCTCAATATTTTTCGGAACCATAACTATCAAAAGAAATACGATCATTAGAATTCCTAAAACACTTCCCACTTTTTCAATTTTTAACGCCATTTTAAGATTAGCTGACCTAATCTTAATACCGATTAACACGGGAAATATTAGGATAATAATGGAACCAATAATACTCTTATATGGAATTTGAATCTGTTCTGCGTTGAATCCAGAACAATACAGCCAAAACAAAAATGGCATCATTACGATGGCAAGAATTGTCGAAGCAATGGTCATACTAATGCTTAACGCAACATCACCTTTTGCATAATAGGTTAATAAATTTGAAGTTGTTCCACCTGGTGTACAGCCAACTAAAATTAATCCTATGGCAAACGATGGAGAAAGTTCAAATCCCGTTGCGAGTCCAAAAGCAATCAATGGCATAAATCCAAATTGGGAAATCATTCCAATTAACAATGGTTTTTTGGATTGGATTGCTTTTTTAAAATTTTCTAAGGTTAAGGTTGTACCCATCGCAACCATTAGAAAAAAAATCATAGAAGCAAATAATATTTCTTCGACTCTTGTTAACATAATATTAGTTTAATTCTTTCCCCAAGTGAGTGGCTAGTTTCGATGCAATCGCGTAAATGGTGAAACTTGGATTTACACCCAAACTTGTAGGAAAAATGGATCCATCGATGACTGATAAGTTTTTTAGATGGTGAAATTTTCCGAATGTATCTACTACAGAAGTTTTTGGATCTTTTCCCATTGGATTTCCACCTAACGGATGTGTGGAATTTACAACAGTGTTAGGAGATTGGATTGTCATCGATTCAATCCCTTTTTTTGCTTCTGACCAAGAAGAAAAAGGACTCACAGCATTATTAGCAGGAACAACAGTTTTTGCTCCTGCTGCAAACTGACACTCTGCCATTGATAAATAAGATCTCCTAATTCCATCAATCATATAGTTATTCAATGGATAATCTAGGATTGGATAACCAACATCATTCAAACTCACCGTTCCACCGGGACTATCATCGTTAAATCCATCCCGAATTTGCGAAACCAATACATGTAAGTTTGGATAACTTTTTACATAAGATTCAAATTCTTCACCCACTAACTTTCGCAAGTTCATAAGAACAATAGGTTGTGCACCTACTGCTTCAATATTATAACCAGCTCTACCTGTAACCCCATCCTTCCATAAAAATTCGTCCGAAGCCACAGATTGAGGAGCACCGAAAAATCCAAATACAGAAGAAGGCATTTCTGCTACCGAATAATTATGCAATTGTACGAAAGTTCTTTTTCCAATTAATTGGTAAGGATCGGGTAGTTTGGATCTTAAAAGTAATGCCGGTGAATTAATGGCTCCTGCACTGGTAATAAAATGTTTTGCAAATAATCTTATTTTTGGTTTGTTATCTGTTTTATAAACTGCAGGCTCACATACCAAATGATCGATTTGATTCTCACTCCATTCATAACGAAGCGCTTTTGTATTGTACAACAACGTAGTTTTTTCTTTCAGAGCAGAAGGAATCGTAGTCACTAGTTGGCTTTGTTTAGCATCAACGGGACAACCCAACCCACAATATCCTAACATTCGACAATTTTTAACATTACGCGGAATTGAACTATAACGCCAGCCTAGTTTTTTTGCACCTAAACTAAGTAAGTTGTTATTATGATTATGTGCTTCCCATGTTTCAATGGAAAGTCTATTTGAGGCAATTTGGAACCAAGGTTCTAATTCATCTGAACTATATCCTCTTATACCCAAATCATTTTCCCAATACTCTAACGTTTCCTTCGGTGTTTTGATACAAGTAGTCCAGTTAACTACTGTTGAACCACCAACAGTTCTTCCTTGCACAACGGTAAATGCTTTATCTTTTGTTGGTCGAGTTGCACCTTCAAAGTACAGTCGATTAAAAGTAGAAAGTTCTTTCAGATCAAAGTCTTTACTCGTTTCATAGTTTCCTTCTTCAACGATAATTACTTTGTATCCTGCTTTTGATAAAATCTCAGCACTAGTTCCACCGCCGGCACCTGAACCGACGATAACAAAGTCTGCTTCTAAATCCAAATCTTTCTCTAGATAGGAAACATTAATTAATTTATCCATGACGTAATCCTAATGCATGTTTTGGACCTGGATATCCGACATGTTTCCACGAATAGGATGAATCAAAATATCCAATTGTAATCATTGATTGTAGTAAAAAGAAAATAGAACGAAATAAACTAATAGAGGACATCTTCCATTGGTTCAATGTTTTGATGACTACGTTTCTATCTGTTAATTCCCAATGAGAACCTGATCCAAACAAATACCATCTAACAAATCTTAGCTTTAAAAACTGAATGGCTTCCAAAATTTCATCTTGAGTATGGATTGGTAAAGTGTAGAGATAAGAATCAATACCCAGGATAACCTCATTGAGGACCTTTTCTTTTTCTGAAGGTTCTTTAGGAAGAAAGTTAAATAGTACGGCTTCACACAAATGGGCGAAAATTTCTTGAGCCTCTGGATCCAAAAACCTGCAAGAAAGACCCCGACCGGCAATCACCGATTTTTCAGTTGGTTTACATTTCCAAGTGGAAAGAAAAAGAAAAACCGCCCCAAGAGCCGAGGTTTTGACAACGGTTCGCCTAGAAATTAGAATTTTTCTCGAAATTGCCATCGTAAATCCGTATTTCCCTCACAAAATAATGAATGAATATTCATTCCTTTTTTTACTTTACAAGTACTTTTTTAAAAAAAGAATGAAACGAATCAGATTTTGGGGTTCAATGATCCCAATTGAAAAAGGAACAATACATCCAAACTGTTTGGATGGTAGTGAGTCTCATTGGTCGAAAAGTCTTTAAAACTAAACAAAAGCGAAGAAATCCTGAACGCAGCCTTAGAATTATTTACTGCAAAAGGATTTGATGGGACTGCAGTTCCACTCATAGCAGAAAAAGCGAATGTAGCTGCAGGAACTATTTATCGATATTTTGCCAGCAAAGAAGAATTGGTAAATAGTCTCTTCCAGCGTTGGCAAGAAAGTTTATATGATAAGATTAAATCTGATTTTCCGACTAATGGAAATCCAAGAGAACAGTTTCACTGTATTTGGCAATCTATGGCTGAATTCCAAAGAGAAAATCCTCTTGCCTTTGACTTTTTAGAGATGCAATACAATCTCCCTCATTTGGATAAAAAGAGCATAGAAAAACGAGCTTTACTTTTAAAATTCTTAGCACGTTTTGCACATAACAACCGTAACGTGTTTAGAAACTTACCACCAGATGCTTTGATAGCCATTGTTTGGGGAGCTTTTGTTGGTTTAGTTAAAGGATCCAGAAACGGCAAAATAAAATTAGATTCCGCTTTTTTAAAAGAATCAGAAGAACTGATGTGGATTGCGATTTGTTTGCCATCTTAAAGGAATTCTTTTAATCTAAAGTTAAATCTACAAAAAAAGAATATCCCAATTCGTTTACACGAGAAAACACAATCACATTCTTTTTTAGTTCTTTATCCCAATAGGGATCACTCACTTGCCAATTATCTGTATCTCTGAAAACTTGTTTCACATGTTTATAAAAGAATGGCATATAAGACCAGTTTTTCTGAATTAACAAAAGGTTTTCACTAAAACCAGTTTCACTTGTACGTTCATAATAAGGTGAAACTTGGGTACCTTGCCAATCTGTTACATAGACTCTTTTAATATGAGAATCTAGTTTAAAAAAAGAATGTGG
Protein-coding regions in this window:
- a CDS encoding methyl-accepting chemotaxis protein, with product MSIDSLWQNGKVTVNRIRIVLFFIFFFALLGTRESMPKAMFTIHLSGTLIMGIYATICYLWLKNGNPPDWFHKFLIVLDIGIHLINTSIDCSMGPLEAKSALNNTAVLLVVYFYLIYSGFLGSPKFVLFNGCLSGFGVFLSYFISVSYGGLIPTEDPTLYIQTGYVGTSAEIIKGIFIIVSGVLLSRLIALLIQISDKGMEKAKESEDLFQKSILQKKMVQGAAVNLESSIQSCGNYISKTAERLESQAASLEQVTAINTELFSSFESNAKIINDQNIKISDLFSGSNELNQLVKTISETNQDLILLANENKKDTTEIAVVSQRTSEYLSSIKSSFDKVDEINQIVAEIGEKTNLLALNASIEAARAGEVGRGFAVVASEVSKLADFTATNAKIISEVVGNSRKFIFNAAEVSAQTGKFTTNQIQKLEITTEKVSYMHELFEKQKGIIYDTLARLNEINDLSSQISLSTKEQISGQTEVNKGILSLEDEVSQISDASRNLEQYVEQIRIQSQELLTLSNS
- a CDS encoding enoyl-CoA hydratase/isomerase family protein codes for the protein MQTYKSWNISIEDRVATLTLQTNDLNVMNMDSLFELKKISKELDENQNVWVIILQGAGKHFSSGVNIDILNKVTEINTEDFKHNMREMQSCFTAFENIKKPTIAKMQGFCMGGGFMLSLCCDFRIASEKSVFSIPLVKLGLTVLMGTNRITRNAGVAATNELVMLGDKFNPEKALQLNLVTKIVSPDHLEDSVKQFANKFKSLPPKTISITKQIIKQGDKIPLDQSLELEIELQSQILGSSDLKEALDSFTNQRKPIFTGN
- a CDS encoding AMP-dependent synthetase/ligase codes for the protein MKVPNLEKKTLYNLVQEGRRLYGDLPVQSYKDNKKNYFDISYNEFVSSVESLSKGLLYLNVNSGERIGIIADVGHQWLQVSMAITNIGCVDVPRGTDATLDDISYILTHANCKIVFIENEKTLLKFLPELKKLKIETIVLFGDNRSENTELGFPILNFSELKRAGASISDDKFHSRGKEIQEEDLATIIYTSGTTGKPKGVMLTHGSILFEIHSLVAEFRKTGVRVGEGDVTLGFLPPWHSGERIFETICFYSGIKIAFTTVAELGKDLAKAKPTILFTVPRVWESFYDKIRDTINKSNLFKKYFLKLLVWNSVNFSICFDIAFDRIPRLNSPKTIAQLLSQVFHFIKLVIYLPLLPISKLVLSKILSVLGGKLRYAFAGAGALQAEVDRFMYAIGMPILEVYGMTENSGVSTIRHYNDFSIGNVGKPIEGVTIKLIDEFGKEIKKPGIKGVAHHHGFHNMKGYYLEEEKTKAVLTEDRWLNSGDLLVYTAQGTLKFAGRAKDTIVLSGGENVEPEPIEICLKQSEYIDQAVVVGQDKKTLSVLILLNLEKVQSYLNLHSIPLDLNHCIYNEDENLQKLIKEEVKRFISDKNGFKAFERISNIYILQNPFVVHDELTQTQKVKRNRVQEKYHNEIESMYRK
- a CDS encoding SDR family NAD(P)-dependent oxidoreductase translates to MSKVIVISGIAQGMGREVSLMLAAQGHIICGFDIEKKYLDSLSSELTKLNAKFHLEQLSITETEKIIKFKDTVLKKFGNVDTVVSNVGIGFFGPFEEVDLNKALQCFDINVIGCARLLQSFLPSMRIAKKGKLIVMSSLVGQVPFPFESIYSATKFAIEGMVSSLRYEVTPFGIQVAMIQPAQVSTNFAAKAQKLPEKNSPYYDRCVRFINRDNDLIRTATNPIQAAEKIVKVIVSNKPKLFNQVDFMSTFFLGLNRFLPQKIKDKILLNHMNINV
- a CDS encoding NAD-dependent epimerase/dehydratase family protein, translating into MNYISTTLVTGANGFIGFELLKELSKDKNLKIRVTDLRNDRIDSLKNPNIEFVKSDIRKEEELRPLMDGVDRIFHVAGICNLSTTYDTLKPINVNAVDKITDLALEKKVKAYIHFSSSSVYGTYKGNPFQETDLCFPKDSYGKSKYDGEQIVMSKIPKGLKAVILRPCTVYGPGCNDGAGKVFSRPGKIAGIPGNGKQKLANVRVEDVASAAIYLSENESVFGGIFNVADDSHPSLEEALSLAADAFGSKINKVHIPLGFLKVLAKLEAPIAKLRGKIPDLEYEAIKYLYNDYYMDNRKLKSVGYTLKYPDFKSSILKMK
- a CDS encoding acyl-CoA dehydrogenase family protein — protein: MNFYFSEEQNRLREAVAAYAKIAGADPQRDVEERDSEFSWDVLSALGEKGWTGVIVPEEYGGMGKGAMEYTIIMEETAKELVYGPQNLIQAQQGLLAVGTEEQKRKWLPELAKGKIMAAQAISEPDAGSSFQNIQTTAVKDGNEWVLNGLKVHINLGKEAQLMMVLAKTDKGLTEFLVDKDSKGIRYEKQDPIGLRSAPMYDVYFEDCRIPADTVLGREGRGIETFMAIFKLSRLGVASQLIGIARGCLDHAVSFTKSRKVGENRVSDFQGIQWIIAKLTSELEAAKLARNQAAWLHDQKVNHNLETSIAKYLAGVVADETVNKAFTLTGSHACYRNRPYDRYVREVKSLLAGGGSSEVMLNNVAREILRPSYHY
- a CDS encoding bile acid:sodium symporter, with the translated sequence MLTRVEEILFASMIFFLMVAMGTTLTLENFKKAIQSKKPLLIGMISQFGFMPLIAFGLATGFELSPSFAIGLILVGCTPGGTTSNLLTYYAKGDVALSISMTIASTILAIVMMPFLFWLYCSGFNAEQIQIPYKSIIGSIIILIFPVLIGIKIRSANLKMALKIEKVGSVLGILMIVFLLIVMVPKNIEILKKTTSAMYISAILITILGYIFGYALSRVLNLSEKQSTTVSLETGIQNGPLTIAVILLSFPAGLVNEILWMPLLYALFVPITSSFATLLFYLKSKKNQKEMIQ
- a CDS encoding GMC family oxidoreductase N-terminal domain-containing protein — protein: MDKLINVSYLEKDLDLEADFVIVGSGAGGGTSAEILSKAGYKVIIVEEGNYETSKDFDLKELSTFNRLYFEGATRPTKDKAFTVVQGRTVGGSTVVNWTTCIKTPKETLEYWENDLGIRGYSSDELEPWFQIASNRLSIETWEAHNHNNNLLSLGAKKLGWRYSSIPRNVKNCRMLGYCGLGCPVDAKQSQLVTTIPSALKEKTTLLYNTKALRYEWSENQIDHLVCEPAVYKTDNKPKIRLFAKHFITSAGAINSPALLLRSKLPDPYQLIGKRTFVQLHNYSVAEMPSSVFGFFGAPQSVASDEFLWKDGVTGRAGYNIEAVGAQPIVLMNLRKLVGEEFESYVKSYPNLHVLVSQIRDGFNDDSPGGTVSLNDVGYPILDYPLNNYMIDGIRRSYLSMAECQFAAGAKTVVPANNAVSPFSSWSEAKKGIESMTIQSPNTVVNSTHPLGGNPMGKDPKTSVVDTFGKFHHLKNLSVIDGSIFPTSLGVNPSFTIYAIASKLATHLGKELN
- a CDS encoding TetR/AcrR family transcriptional regulator, producing the protein MVEKSLKLNKSEEILNAALELFTAKGFDGTAVPLIAEKANVAAGTIYRYFASKEELVNSLFQRWQESLYDKIKSDFPTNGNPREQFHCIWQSMAEFQRENPLAFDFLEMQYNLPHLDKKSIEKRALLLKFLARFAHNNRNVFRNLPPDALIAIVWGAFVGLVKGSRNGKIKLDSAFLKESEELMWIAICLPS